In the genome of Fulvivirga maritima, one region contains:
- a CDS encoding RNA polymerase sigma factor, protein MIDKKISDEELILLLQKGGNGPYFTLLAERHEKYILKKCTSYVKDDDEAEDLCQEILIKLFLKVNDFKGQAKFSTWLFSIIHNTCIDHLRKSKKNVTQVITEKMADEISEMIEGVDEVPEEISMTILNQLLEEISPEEKLLLLMKYKEKHHIKDIQLTLGLSESAVKMRLKRAKEKLNKLYMKQRQKST, encoded by the coding sequence ATGATTGATAAAAAAATTTCTGATGAAGAACTGATACTATTACTCCAAAAAGGGGGTAATGGGCCATATTTCACGCTTTTAGCAGAGCGCCATGAAAAATATATTTTAAAAAAATGCACCAGTTATGTAAAAGATGATGACGAAGCCGAAGACCTGTGTCAGGAAATACTTATTAAGCTATTTCTAAAGGTTAATGACTTCAAAGGGCAAGCGAAATTCTCTACCTGGCTTTTCTCTATTATTCATAACACCTGCATAGACCATTTGAGGAAGAGCAAAAAAAATGTTACCCAGGTAATTACCGAAAAAATGGCGGATGAAATTTCTGAGATGATTGAAGGGGTAGACGAAGTGCCAGAAGAAATTTCCATGACCATTCTCAACCAGCTGCTGGAAGAAATTTCGCCTGAAGAAAAACTGCTGTTACTTATGAAGTATAAAGAGAAGCACCATATAAAAGATATACAGCTTACCTTGGGGCTCTCTGAAAGCGCGGTAAAAATGCGATTAAAAAGAGCTAAAGAAAAGCTGAATAAACTCTATATGAAACAAAGACAAAAATCTACCTAA
- a CDS encoding peroxidase-related enzyme (This protein belongs to a clade of uncharacterized proteins related to peroxidases such as the alkylhydroperoxidase AhpD.) codes for MNVQTISPDEATETLHEVYGTLKKNRGKVARLYEAQSLNPKTMQRSVDFNIELMFGPSPLKRYQKEMLAVVVSVFTDCNYSLAHHREALSYYWKADHRVTSLIEDYNTAEIGRANRALCAYAEALTKNFDAAKVKEVVHRMKELGMSDREVLDAATIISYTNFQVKMVKGLGVELEPDGGVGYWYD; via the coding sequence ATGAATGTGCAAACAATATCACCCGACGAGGCTACCGAAACACTGCATGAGGTGTATGGTACGCTAAAAAAGAATAGAGGAAAAGTGGCTCGGTTATATGAGGCTCAAAGCCTTAACCCGAAAACCATGCAGCGAAGTGTTGATTTTAACATAGAGCTCATGTTTGGCCCTTCTCCTTTAAAGAGGTATCAAAAAGAAATGCTGGCGGTAGTAGTCTCAGTTTTTACAGACTGCAATTATTCACTGGCGCATCATAGAGAGGCATTATCGTATTATTGGAAAGCAGACCACAGGGTAACATCACTAATAGAAGATTATAATACGGCCGAAATAGGAAGAGCAAACCGGGCACTTTGTGCTTATGCAGAGGCGCTTACTAAAAACTTTGATGCCGCAAAGGTGAAGGAGGTAGTGCATAGGATGAAAGAGTTGGGAATGTCTGACAGAGAAGTGTTAGACGCCGCCACGATCATTAGTTATACCAATTTCCAGGTGAAGATGGTAAAGGGACTGGGAGTGGAGCTGGAGCCTGATGGAGGAGTAGGTTATTGGTATGATTAA
- a CDS encoding ammonium transporter, with protein sequence MKSISLVTHLWVSPSRWIIPASTKKAISYFLYLIITLSLLLAAQSTQAQDSTAASTDSTTTLTEENIASAEPVTEVIEEEAPAVEEVAYLPQEVADIMWLCLAAFLVFFMQAGFAMVESGLTRAKNSVNIMMKNLLDFSFGAILFWAVGYAIMYCSGDANFLGFDTSFAFLSSANAPTDNAGYGLSAGWLFQVVFAATAATIVSGAMAERTKLISYIMYSCILSAIVYPISGHWIWGGGWLADMGIRDFAGSTVVHSVGGWAALAGAILVGPRLGKYSKSGKVNAIPAHNMPLAALGVFILWFGWYGFNPGSTLLAIGGISHVAVTTTLAAAAGAIGALIVSWIKFKKPDLSMTLNGTLAGLVGITAPCASVSASSAVIIGLIAGIIVFFSCLFFERTLKIDDPVGAISVHGICGAWGTLAVGLFGERAIDVQYWDDTSTIQDGLFMGGGFGQTWIQLVGIVSVMIYTFVAMFIVFFIIKKTVGLRASDAEQMEGMDLSEHGNLAYGGFLFESTGPSAIISDSEAEK encoded by the coding sequence ATGAAAAGCATATCATTAGTTACTCATCTGTGGGTATCTCCTTCCAGATGGATCATTCCTGCCAGTACTAAAAAGGCAATATCATATTTTCTATATTTAATTATCACTCTTTCCTTATTACTTGCTGCGCAAAGCACACAAGCTCAAGATAGCACTGCCGCCAGCACTGATAGTACCACGACATTAACAGAAGAAAACATAGCCTCAGCAGAACCTGTAACTGAAGTTATTGAAGAAGAAGCCCCCGCTGTAGAAGAGGTGGCTTATCTTCCGCAAGAGGTAGCCGATATTATGTGGCTATGCCTTGCAGCATTCTTAGTTTTCTTCATGCAGGCAGGATTCGCCATGGTAGAGTCCGGCCTGACCCGAGCCAAGAATTCAGTAAACATTATGATGAAAAACTTACTGGATTTTTCTTTCGGAGCCATATTATTCTGGGCGGTAGGTTACGCTATTATGTACTGTAGCGGAGATGCCAACTTCCTTGGATTTGACACGAGCTTTGCCTTTTTAAGCTCAGCCAACGCCCCTACTGACAATGCTGGCTATGGCCTTAGTGCCGGCTGGCTCTTTCAAGTAGTTTTTGCTGCCACTGCTGCCACCATCGTGTCAGGAGCGATGGCCGAAAGAACAAAACTTATTTCATACATCATGTACTCTTGCATACTATCTGCTATAGTATACCCTATCAGTGGCCACTGGATCTGGGGTGGCGGCTGGTTAGCAGACATGGGTATCCGTGATTTTGCCGGCTCTACGGTAGTGCACTCAGTAGGTGGCTGGGCCGCTTTGGCCGGAGCCATATTAGTAGGCCCTCGACTAGGCAAATATTCTAAGAGCGGAAAAGTAAATGCTATACCTGCGCACAACATGCCATTAGCTGCATTAGGTGTTTTCATCCTTTGGTTTGGCTGGTACGGCTTCAACCCGGGATCTACCCTTTTAGCTATAGGAGGCATTTCTCATGTGGCGGTGACTACCACTTTAGCTGCTGCCGCAGGCGCCATTGGAGCTTTAATAGTTTCATGGATAAAATTTAAAAAACCTGATCTGTCTATGACCTTAAACGGTACGTTGGCCGGCTTGGTAGGTATTACCGCTCCTTGCGCTTCAGTAAGCGCCAGCAGCGCAGTAATCATTGGATTAATTGCCGGTATTATTGTATTCTTCTCTTGCTTATTCTTTGAGAGAACTTTAAAAATAGATGATCCTGTAGGCGCCATTAGTGTACACGGTATTTGTGGAGCCTGGGGCACCTTAGCTGTAGGCCTTTTTGGAGAAAGAGCCATAGACGTTCAGTATTGGGATGACACCTCAACCATACAAGACGGCCTTTTCATGGGCGGAGGCTTCGGCCAGACCTGGATCCAGCTAGTAGGTATTGTATCTGTTATGATCTACACCTTCGTAGCCATGTTTATCGTATTCTTTATTATTAAAAAGACGGTTGGCCTAAGAGCTAGTGATGCCGAACAAATGGAAGGTATGGACTTAAGCGAACATGGCAACCTGGCATATGGAGGTTTCTTATTTGAATCTACCGGTCCAAGTGCTATTATTTCGGATAGTGAAGCTGAAAAATAA
- a CDS encoding RimK family protein — protein MPKLIITENPEKWNLNFEGVDVISPSEYFSKPEYQETKRFKIINLCRSHQYQSLGYYVSLLAEARGHKVIPEIGTLQDFRFPSLIKDDAEEFDVLIQNSLKKVTEEKAVINIFFGQVENPAYANLGVMLFNLFQIPIIQAVFVKKEKNKWQLHSLKPLHLKELAAGDISKLQEALYYYATGKKVVRKKYSRKKYDLAIMMSPDDPNPPSNAKALQKFIAAADKLGFNAEVITKNDFGKLVQFDALFIRETTNVNHYTYRFAKKAESEGLAVIDDSNSILKCTNKVYLHELLVAHKIAVPKSHIIRKDDHQIPPDFNYPLVIKQPDGSFSKGVKKVADEAQLKETLKTLFQKSELLIIQEFVPTAYDWRVGVINNAALYVCKYYMAQNHWQIVDWKKNGEHREGKSETLAVEDAPKALIDTALKATSLIGSGLYGVDIKEINGKFYVIEINDNPNIDAGVEDKVIKNGLYMKVMETFVERLHKR, from the coding sequence ATGCCTAAACTAATTATTACAGAAAATCCGGAGAAGTGGAATTTGAATTTTGAAGGGGTGGATGTTATCTCTCCGTCAGAATATTTTAGTAAGCCAGAGTATCAGGAAACCAAGAGATTTAAAATCATTAACCTTTGTCGCTCTCATCAATATCAGAGTTTAGGATATTATGTGTCACTGTTGGCGGAAGCTCGTGGTCATAAAGTAATACCTGAAATTGGTACGCTGCAGGATTTTAGGTTTCCTTCTCTTATAAAAGATGATGCAGAAGAGTTTGACGTACTTATTCAGAATAGCCTTAAAAAGGTTACTGAAGAGAAGGCGGTTATCAATATTTTCTTCGGACAGGTAGAAAACCCAGCTTATGCTAACCTGGGAGTTATGCTGTTTAACCTTTTTCAGATACCTATTATTCAGGCTGTATTTGTGAAAAAGGAGAAAAATAAATGGCAGCTGCACAGCCTTAAGCCATTGCACTTAAAGGAATTGGCTGCAGGTGATATTAGCAAGTTGCAAGAGGCACTTTATTATTATGCTACGGGTAAAAAAGTAGTACGTAAAAAATATAGCCGTAAAAAATATGACCTGGCTATAATGATGAGCCCTGATGATCCTAACCCGCCATCTAATGCTAAAGCGCTACAAAAATTTATAGCTGCAGCAGATAAGTTGGGATTTAATGCAGAGGTGATCACTAAGAATGATTTTGGTAAGCTGGTACAGTTCGATGCGTTGTTTATCAGAGAAACTACCAACGTAAACCACTATACTTATCGTTTTGCTAAAAAGGCAGAATCAGAAGGCTTGGCAGTGATTGATGATTCTAACTCAATACTTAAATGTACTAATAAAGTGTATTTGCATGAGCTGCTGGTGGCTCACAAAATAGCAGTGCCTAAGTCACATATTATTAGAAAAGATGATCACCAGATTCCTCCTGATTTTAACTATCCGTTGGTGATAAAACAGCCAGACGGTTCTTTCTCTAAAGGAGTGAAAAAAGTGGCCGATGAAGCGCAGCTCAAAGAAACGCTCAAAACATTATTTCAAAAATCAGAGCTACTCATTATTCAAGAGTTTGTGCCTACAGCCTATGACTGGCGTGTGGGGGTAATTAATAATGCGGCTTTATATGTGTGTAAATACTATATGGCGCAAAACCATTGGCAGATAGTAGATTGGAAAAAGAACGGAGAACACCGCGAAGGTAAAAGCGAAACGCTGGCGGTAGAAGATGCGCCCAAGGCTTTAATAGATACAGCCTTGAAAGCTACTTCTTTAATAGGAAGTGGACTCTATGGGGTGGATATTAAAGAGATCAATGGCAAGTTTTATGTCATTGAGATTAATGATAATCCCAATATTGATGCAGGTGTAGAAGATAAAGTAATTAAGAATGGCTTATACATGAAGGTAATGGAGACTTTCGTGGAGCGCCTCCATAAACGATGA
- a CDS encoding carboxylate-amine ligase, which translates to MNNRLHLFQAYGVELEYMIVDKESLAVKPVTDLLFKKITGEFVGDIENGVITWCNELVLHVVELKCTEPEHNLSRLLVEFQENVAQINAHLADLGAMLLPTAAHPLMDPAKNTFLWPHDNNDIYAAYNKIFNCHGHGWSNLQSTHLNLPFYDDEEFARLHAAIRLVLPILPALAASSPILGGKDTGFLDKRLDYYQKNQKVVPSITGKVIPERAFSKRQYHKLIYDRIAHDIAPHDTTNILQPVWLNSRGAIARFDRGSIEIRLLDIQECPQADMAIVGLIIVLLKMLVNEELISAHEQQQWEVQPLNDIFQETVKYAENTIITNQEYLKIFGIESQSASGKKVWDKIIALAAKSYPEEMEPLLPSLKVISEQGTLATRILHSLSGEYSTENIKLVYRELSDCLKYNEMFQVWIKEQS; encoded by the coding sequence ATGAATAACAGATTACATTTGTTCCAAGCCTATGGTGTAGAGCTGGAATATATGATTGTAGACAAAGAATCATTAGCCGTAAAGCCGGTTACTGATTTGCTTTTCAAAAAAATCACAGGAGAATTTGTAGGTGATATTGAGAACGGAGTCATTACCTGGTGTAATGAATTGGTGCTGCATGTGGTGGAACTTAAATGTACTGAACCTGAGCATAATCTTTCCCGGCTATTAGTGGAGTTTCAGGAAAACGTAGCTCAAATTAATGCTCATTTAGCTGATTTGGGAGCTATGCTGCTACCTACAGCGGCTCACCCGCTAATGGATCCGGCAAAGAACACTTTTTTATGGCCTCATGATAATAATGATATTTACGCGGCTTATAATAAGATTTTCAACTGCCACGGCCACGGGTGGTCTAACCTGCAAAGTACACACCTCAACCTGCCTTTTTATGATGATGAGGAGTTTGCCAGGTTGCATGCGGCTATTAGGTTAGTGCTGCCCATTCTTCCGGCTTTGGCGGCCAGCTCGCCCATTCTTGGAGGTAAGGACACCGGCTTTTTAGATAAGCGGCTAGACTATTATCAGAAAAACCAAAAGGTAGTGCCTTCTATTACTGGTAAGGTAATCCCTGAAAGAGCTTTTTCTAAGCGACAATATCATAAGCTTATTTATGATAGAATAGCTCACGACATAGCACCGCATGATACTACTAATATTTTGCAGCCTGTTTGGTTAAATTCTCGCGGAGCCATCGCTCGTTTTGATAGAGGCTCTATAGAAATAAGGCTGTTAGATATTCAGGAATGTCCGCAAGCAGATATGGCTATTGTGGGATTGATAATAGTGCTGTTAAAGATGCTAGTGAATGAAGAACTGATATCAGCTCATGAGCAGCAGCAGTGGGAAGTGCAGCCGCTTAATGATATTTTTCAGGAAACAGTAAAGTATGCTGAAAATACCATTATTACCAATCAGGAGTATTTAAAAATATTTGGAATAGAGAGCCAGTCAGCATCGGGCAAAAAGGTATGGGATAAAATTATTGCTTTGGCAGCGAAATCTTATCCTGAAGAGATGGAGCCATTATTGCCCTCTTTAAAGGTGATTTCAGAGCAAGGAACATTGGCAACAAGAATACTACATTCATTGAGTGGTGAGTATTCTACTGAAAACATCAAATTGGTTTATAGAGAGCTTTCAGACTGTTTGAAGTACAATGAAATGTTCCAGGTATGGATAAAAGAACAATCATAA
- a CDS encoding alkaline phosphatase: MKSTLILLLMSFSSVVFAQKYATSIIFAHNDYQQAIPLYAAYQQRVGYIEADVFLVDGELMVAHTKEEVNPGRTLAVLYLEPLHELVAKNRGLAYGESQQKLTLMIDLKTDGLATIKAIVKELEKFPALLKSPTFKIMVSGNVPDPAQWDQVPEYIHFDGHLSVNYTPTQLQRVEMISADFTKYTQWNGKGVLTTQDAKKVKEAIAKAHDLDKKIRFWAAPDFINAWIELRKAGVDILNSDHVEELAAFINGAEKNFYVNEDLHEVYTPKNEFKKKSPKNVILLIGDGTGLAQWYAGYTANGGALSVFNIKHLGYSKTDASDSYITDSAAGGSAMAGGKKTKNRYIGVDPAGNPLPLITEILKKNDFNTAIISDGNVTDATPASFYAHVPERGMSEEIAADFLKSDNDILIGGGYKTFTQRKDERNLVEELKEKGYYVSTSFEDIHKQEAKTVLLDEKVTASIKDGRGDFLTQALMGSIEILEKQKKPFFIMEESAQIDWGGHGNDVSFLVKEVLDFDIAIGEAMKYVDENQETLLIITADHETGGLAIVGGDFSERSVRSTFTTNDHTGVMVPVFAYGPGSELFQGIYDNTEIYSKILSLLKVK; the protein is encoded by the coding sequence ATGAAAAGTACTTTAATATTATTGCTGATGAGCTTCTCTTCTGTGGTTTTTGCTCAGAAATATGCTACCTCTATTATTTTTGCGCATAATGATTATCAGCAGGCTATACCGTTATATGCGGCTTATCAGCAAAGAGTAGGTTATATAGAAGCAGATGTCTTTTTGGTGGATGGAGAGCTTATGGTGGCCCATACTAAGGAGGAGGTGAATCCTGGTCGAACTTTGGCAGTGCTTTACCTGGAGCCATTACATGAGCTGGTAGCTAAAAATAGAGGGCTGGCCTATGGTGAATCTCAGCAGAAACTCACTTTGATGATCGACCTGAAAACGGATGGTTTAGCTACCATAAAGGCAATAGTTAAGGAGCTGGAAAAATTTCCTGCATTGCTCAAGAGTCCTACCTTTAAAATAATGGTTAGTGGTAATGTGCCTGATCCGGCACAATGGGATCAGGTGCCTGAGTATATTCATTTTGATGGCCACTTGTCAGTAAATTATACTCCCACTCAGCTACAGCGCGTGGAGATGATCAGTGCAGATTTTACAAAATACACCCAGTGGAATGGTAAAGGCGTACTTACCACTCAGGATGCTAAGAAAGTGAAGGAGGCGATAGCCAAAGCACACGATTTAGATAAAAAAATAAGGTTTTGGGCTGCTCCAGATTTCATCAATGCCTGGATAGAACTGCGCAAGGCTGGGGTAGATATATTGAATTCTGATCATGTAGAGGAGCTAGCCGCTTTTATTAATGGTGCTGAAAAGAACTTTTATGTAAATGAAGATCTACATGAAGTATATACTCCCAAAAATGAGTTTAAAAAGAAAAGTCCAAAAAATGTAATTCTCCTGATAGGTGACGGAACAGGATTAGCACAGTGGTATGCTGGCTACACTGCTAATGGAGGTGCATTGAGCGTATTCAATATTAAGCACCTTGGCTACTCTAAAACTGATGCCAGTGATAGTTATATTACTGATTCTGCTGCCGGAGGTTCAGCTATGGCAGGAGGTAAGAAAACCAAGAATAGGTATATTGGGGTGGATCCTGCAGGTAATCCATTGCCTCTTATTACCGAAATACTGAAGAAAAATGATTTCAATACGGCTATTATTTCAGATGGTAATGTTACAGATGCTACGCCAGCATCTTTCTATGCTCATGTGCCGGAAAGAGGTATGAGTGAAGAAATAGCAGCTGATTTTCTAAAAAGTGATAATGATATACTCATTGGCGGCGGCTATAAAACTTTTACGCAAAGAAAAGATGAGAGAAATCTGGTAGAAGAACTGAAGGAGAAAGGATATTATGTTTCTACTTCATTTGAAGATATTCATAAGCAAGAGGCCAAGACTGTTTTGTTAGATGAGAAAGTTACCGCATCTATTAAGGATGGTAGAGGAGATTTTCTTACGCAGGCACTCATGGGGTCAATAGAAATATTAGAAAAGCAAAAGAAGCCATTTTTCATTATGGAAGAGTCTGCTCAGATAGATTGGGGTGGGCACGGAAATGATGTGAGCTTTTTAGTGAAAGAAGTGCTTGATTTTGACATTGCCATTGGTGAAGCTATGAAGTATGTAGATGAAAATCAGGAAACACTCCTTATTATAACGGCGGACCATGAAACTGGCGGGTTGGCTATAGTAGGAGGTGATTTCTCAGAGCGTTCGGTAAGGTCAACTTTTACTACTAATGACCATACAGGGGTGATGGTTCCAGTATTTGCTTATGGTCCGGGCTCTGAACTTTTCCAAGGAATATATGACAATACAGAGATTTATTCTAAAATACTATCTTTGTTAAAAGTAAAATAA
- a CDS encoding P-II family nitrogen regulator has protein sequence MKKVEAIIRTSKFEEVHAELAKIGIGFMTYSEVKGIGTEHAAKQQYRGTSYDMGFIPRTRLEIVVTDETLDDLINCILETAYTGNVGDGKIIVTEVLELYRIRSKDKGKDAL, from the coding sequence ATGAAAAAAGTAGAAGCAATCATTAGAACTTCCAAATTTGAAGAAGTTCACGCTGAACTTGCGAAAATAGGCATAGGCTTTATGACCTATTCGGAAGTTAAAGGCATTGGTACCGAACATGCTGCCAAGCAGCAATACCGAGGCACCTCTTATGACATGGGGTTCATCCCCAGAACACGTCTGGAAATAGTAGTCACCGACGAAACTCTGGACGACCTGATCAACTGTATATTAGAAACCGCATACACTGGTAACGTAGGTGATGGAAAAATCATAGTTACTGAGGTGCTGGAACTATACAGAATCAGAAGTAAAGATAAAGGCAAGGATGCTCTCTAA
- a CDS encoding N-formylglutamate amidohydrolase — MDKRTIIITCEHAGNYIPRDYRFLFSHQEEVLESHRGWDPGALPIAKYLARQLEAPLFYQKISRLLLETNRSLHNSELFSIYVQMLGSGVKQYLLEKYYHPYRNMVEEKIQREIDQGNTVLHISMHTFTPVLNGVVRAVDVGILFDERCSAELAFSKEWKSRLDEQLKDFTVMLNVPYNGADDGFTTYLRTRFPEQKYLGIEVEVNQKFVDSAEMKLIKEALVAGLNENVVY, encoded by the coding sequence ATGGATAAAAGAACAATCATAATTACCTGCGAACATGCAGGCAACTATATTCCGAGAGACTATCGTTTTTTGTTTAGTCACCAGGAAGAAGTATTGGAAAGTCACCGGGGCTGGGATCCTGGTGCACTCCCTATTGCCAAGTATTTAGCCAGGCAGCTGGAGGCACCGCTATTTTACCAGAAAATATCCAGACTGTTATTAGAAACTAACCGATCACTGCATAACTCAGAGTTGTTTTCTATTTATGTGCAAATGTTAGGCAGTGGTGTAAAGCAATACCTTTTAGAGAAGTATTATCACCCCTATAGAAATATGGTGGAGGAGAAAATTCAAAGGGAAATAGATCAAGGAAATACCGTGCTGCATATTTCTATGCATACTTTTACGCCTGTGCTCAATGGAGTGGTGCGTGCGGTTGATGTAGGTATTCTTTTCGATGAACGCTGCAGCGCCGAACTAGCCTTTTCGAAGGAATGGAAAAGCAGGCTCGATGAGCAACTCAAAGATTTCACAGTAATGCTCAATGTGCCTTATAATGGAGCTGATGATGGATTTACTACGTATTTACGTACTCGTTTTCCTGAACAAAAATATCTGGGTATAGAAGTGGAGGTAAATCAGAAGTTTGTTGATAGTGCAGAAATGAAATTGATAAAAGAAGCCCTTGTGGCCGGTTTAAATGAAAATGTGGTATACTAA
- a CDS encoding peptidase-C39 like family protein, producing the protein MLLKLKEKILDLNIKAQPDDVTCGPTCLHGVYQFYKDVVPLKEVINEVKQLSSGGTLAVVLANHALKKGYKAIIYTYNLSTFDLSWFKNKVDLKEKLRAQLAVKGGDPRLKVATDEYLQFLENGGQIRFEELTPTLIKTFLTKGRPILTGLSATYLYESPRETGEVVIRYDDVVGEPAGHFVIINGFNQEERMAYIADPLDPNPISEKQYYKVSFQKLINSIMLGVMTYDANLLIIYPK; encoded by the coding sequence ATGTTGCTTAAACTGAAAGAGAAAATTTTAGATCTGAATATAAAAGCACAGCCAGATGATGTAACCTGTGGGCCTACATGTTTGCATGGTGTGTATCAGTTCTATAAAGATGTGGTGCCTCTTAAGGAGGTGATTAATGAGGTGAAGCAGCTGTCATCAGGAGGTACGCTGGCTGTGGTATTGGCTAATCATGCGCTAAAGAAGGGCTATAAGGCTATTATTTATACTTATAACCTCAGCACATTTGATCTTTCATGGTTTAAGAATAAGGTAGACCTAAAGGAAAAGCTCAGGGCTCAGCTCGCTGTGAAAGGTGGTGACCCCAGGCTCAAGGTGGCTACTGATGAGTATTTGCAATTTTTAGAAAATGGTGGTCAGATTCGATTTGAAGAATTAACGCCTACGCTAATAAAAACTTTCTTAACTAAAGGCAGACCTATACTAACAGGTCTTAGCGCTACCTATTTGTATGAAAGCCCCAGAGAAACCGGAGAAGTGGTGATCCGCTATGACGATGTAGTGGGTGAGCCAGCAGGCCATTTTGTGATTATAAATGGCTTTAATCAGGAGGAAAGAATGGCTTATATAGCTGATCCATTAGATCCTAACCCTATAAGTGAAAAACAATATTATAAAGTGAGCTTTCAAAAACTTATTAACTCTATTATGCTTGGTGTAATGACTTATGACGCCAATCTTTTAATTATTTACCCTAAATAA
- a CDS encoding PepSY-like domain-containing protein, translating into MKNLLTMLLVLCTIWANAQSVKVPEKVQKTFKTKFSKAEDVSWDKDDAQHYVANFYMDEAEQNVAFDANGTWLYTSQMIDESDLPEKIADKISNDFLDSSIIAAEHRTTSKNENLYLVTIQADEIYEEDMEGEEDDSMEAEAPETTLLTFDANGKLLTKKGLM; encoded by the coding sequence ATGAAAAATCTACTAACCATGTTATTAGTCCTATGCACCATTTGGGCTAATGCGCAATCAGTGAAAGTTCCTGAAAAAGTTCAGAAAACATTCAAAACCAAATTTAGCAAGGCTGAAGATGTAAGCTGGGATAAAGACGATGCTCAGCATTATGTTGCCAATTTCTATATGGATGAAGCAGAGCAAAATGTGGCCTTTGATGCTAATGGCACCTGGTTATACACCTCACAAATGATAGATGAGAGCGACTTACCTGAAAAAATTGCTGATAAAATTTCTAATGACTTTTTAGATTCCAGCATAATAGCTGCTGAGCACCGCACTACCAGCAAAAATGAAAACCTATACCTTGTTACTATTCAGGCCGATGAAATCTATGAAGAAGATATGGAAGGAGAAGAAGATGACAGCATGGAAGCTGAAGCGCCTGAAACTACGCTGCTCACTTTTGATGCAAACGGCAAGCTACTTACCAAAAAAGGGTTAATGTGA
- a CDS encoding RMD1 family protein, with translation MKKSMQDFIEYKLKAYHFKHNIDVAECRKQLIDMEIAGSKGEVFYQYEAEKYAFVFNYGVVVFYNFRKEEVNQELQRLFPEEEREGMLKDDFALLLNAEDDMNIKFNHLSLANINEGVIKMVMLNLAQSLALSYYDQVSQELLVKIKVFTNQMEEEGKLEIGRKNIQKFIGRALNTQNKIAENLYIFDAPPVTWENEYLEQVNRVLSRHFDSGPRFRSIENTFKIVEANLQAFMELSHHKESSKLEWIIIILILVEIMDTFITKLL, from the coding sequence ATGAAAAAAAGTATGCAGGATTTTATAGAATACAAGTTAAAAGCTTATCACTTTAAGCATAATATAGACGTAGCGGAGTGCCGTAAGCAGCTGATAGATATGGAGATTGCAGGCAGCAAAGGAGAGGTCTTTTATCAGTACGAAGCTGAAAAATATGCTTTTGTATTTAATTATGGGGTAGTAGTATTTTATAATTTCAGAAAGGAAGAGGTAAATCAGGAGCTGCAGCGCTTATTCCCTGAAGAGGAAAGAGAAGGTATGCTTAAAGATGATTTTGCCCTTTTGCTAAATGCTGAAGATGATATGAATATAAAGTTCAATCATTTGTCTTTAGCCAATATTAATGAAGGGGTGATAAAAATGGTGATGCTTAACCTGGCTCAAAGTCTGGCGCTTAGTTATTATGATCAGGTATCTCAGGAGCTGCTGGTAAAAATAAAAGTATTTACCAATCAGATGGAGGAGGAAGGTAAGCTGGAAATTGGTCGAAAAAACATTCAAAAATTTATAGGCAGGGCGTTAAACACCCAAAATAAAATAGCAGAGAACCTGTATATTTTTGATGCACCGCCTGTAACCTGGGAGAATGAATACCTGGAGCAGGTAAACAGAGTACTTTCCAGGCATTTTGATAGTGGGCCACGTTTCAGATCAATTGAAAATACTTTTAAAATAGTAGAGGCTAATCTTCAGGCTTTTATGGAGCTTTCTCATCATAAAGAGAGCAGTAAGCTTGAGTGGATTATCATTATTCTCATTTTGGTGGAAATAATGGATACTTTCATTACTAAGTTATTATAG